GTCGCACTGAGGCGCTGCCTTTTGCCTTCTGCGCCACAGCGTCTTTTACTCTGGCCTTTAAGCTCAGTGTGAAATTCACCCTAGGGTTTTTCGCTGAACCCATGACATAATGCTATGCATGAGCATCATTCCATACGTCATCGAGCAAAGCGGCCGCGGCGAGCGCATGTACGACATCTATTCTCGCCTGCTGAAAGACAGAATCATTTTCCTCGGTACCCCCATCGATTCCCAGGTGGCCAATACCGTTGTGGCACAGCTGCTGTTGCTGGATGGCCAGAACCCTGAGCGTGAAATCCAGATCTACATCAACAGCCCAGGGGGAGAGGTGTACGCCGGTCTGGCGATCTATGACACCATGCAGTACATCAAGGCTCCGGTGTCCACCATCTGCGTGGGGATCGCCATGAGCATGGGTTCTGTGATCCTGATGGCCGGAGACAAGGGCCGCCGCAAGGCCCTGCCCCACTCCCGCATCATGATTCACGCGGGCTCTGCAGGCTTCAGGGGCAGTGTGCCTGACCTCCAGGTGCAGGCC
Above is a genomic segment from Deinococcus cellulosilyticus NBRC 106333 = KACC 11606 containing:
- a CDS encoding ATP-dependent Clp protease proteolytic subunit, which gives rise to MLCMSIIPYVIEQSGRGERMYDIYSRLLKDRIIFLGTPIDSQVANTVVAQLLLLDGQNPEREIQIYINSPGGEVYAGLAIYDTMQYIKAPVSTICVGIAMSMGSVILMAGDKGRRKALPHSRIMIHAGSAGFRGSVPDLQVQAQEVMALQDILVGMYNKHTDKSDEQIRRDLQRDFFMTPQQALEYGLIDEVVQPTPKGEMQ